One segment of Phragmites australis chromosome 13, lpPhrAust1.1, whole genome shotgun sequence DNA contains the following:
- the LOC133889580 gene encoding uncharacterized protein LOC133889580 has translation MDQRTKLLIYGAAAHMLLSMMAMIIESRKRNRGASRERISYGPIDERDRMRFEYLNNKIWKNDVTCVNMLRLNKASFFRFCKLFRDRGLLQDTIHMCVEQQVAMFLNTVGHNLRNRLVGTNYNRSGETVSRYFKKVLHAVGELRNELITPPSSTTPSKIAGNPRWDPYFKDCIGAIDGTHVRASVTKDMEPSFRGRKSHATQNVMAAVDFDLRFTYVLAGWEGTAHDALVLRDALERENGLRVPQGKFYLVDAGYGAKPGFLPPFRGVRYHLNEWGNNPVQNEKELFNLRHSSLRVTIERAFGSLKRRFKILDDATPFFPFPTQVDIVVACCIIHNWVIQDGGDELIIPETNWMPTHNHASSSSGQAREHTFMADARGGKAEGGGQCQWTPTMSSFMLTYLANIVANGTRTSSGFKKVHLNSCAKALNEHFKLNRSADQIANHLKTWKRKYNKINQLRKLSAALWDEDNFIISLDHEHYADYVKDHKTDDEFLNKPLKYYGEMVTIFGNSVATGKYAKGSNEPLATEGDDNEDHDEGDNGATAMADDNGATSSATKPNKRARIVENEDEGLIRAFKSVGERLATAIEKAATADKDVPSDLFDNVNSLPGFDDTHKSFYYAHLIEKPHIARAFNTLPFDYKLAWLAKFVSDNFPES, from the exons ATGGATCAGAGGACCAAGCTTTTAATTTATGGGGCTGCAGCACATATGTTACTTTCAATGATGGCCATGATTATTGAGTCTAGAAAAAGAAATAGGGGTGCATCGAGAGAAAGAATTAGCTATGGTCCAATAGATGAAAGGGATAGGATGAGATTTGAGTAtctaaacaataaaatatgGAAGAATGATGTAACTTGTGTAAACATGCTTAGGCTTAATAAGGCATCATTTTTTCGTTTTTGTAAGCTTTTTAGGGATCGTGGCTTGTTGCAAGATACtatacatatgtgtgttgaGCAGCAAGTTGCTATGTTTTTGAACACAGTGGGACACAACCTTAGGAATAGATTAGTTGGCACCAATTATAATAGATCTGGTGAAACAGTTAGTCGTTATTTCAAGAAAGTACTTCACGCGGTTGGTGAGCTACGAAATGAGCTTATTACGCCACCTTCATCAACGACTCCAAGTAAAATTGCAGGGAACCCAAGGTGGGATCCTTACTTTAAG GATTGTATTGGGGCTATTGATGGCACGCATGTACGAGCCTCTGTTACTAAGGATATGGAGCCTTCCTTTCGTGGTAGGAAGTCTCATGCTACTCAAAATGTAATGGCAGCCGTAGATTTTGATCTTCGGTTCACATATGttttggctggttgggagggGACAGCCCATGATGCTCTAGTTTTACGGGATGCTTTAGAACGTGAAAATGGTCTTCGTGTCCCACAAG GCAAGTTCTACCTAGTTGATGCTGGATACGGAGCCAAACCGGGATTCTTACCCCCTTTTCGTGGTGTGAGGTATCACTTGAATGAGTGGGGAAACAATCCTGTACAAAATGAGAAGGAGTTGTTCAACCTGAGGCACTCATCTCTTCGTGTGACAATAGAGCGTGCATTTGGATCACTTAAGAGGAGGTTCAAAATTCTTGATGATGCCACTCCCTTCTTTCCATTTCCAACTCAAGTGGACATTGTGGTTGCATGTTGTATTATTCACAATTGGGTTATACAAGACGGGGGTGATGAACTAATCATACCGGAGACCAATTGGATGCCTACTCATAACCACGCTTCATCATCAAGTGGGCAAGCAAGGGAACATACATTTATG GCTGATGCAAGAGGGGGAAAAGCTGAGGGCGGTGGACAGTGTCAATGGACACCAACAATGTCCTCTTTCATGCTCACTTACCTAGCCAACATTGTGGCTAATGGTACTAGAACATCATCTGGCTTCAAAAAAGTTCATCTCAACTCTTGTGCTAAGGCTTTGAATGAACATTTCAAGCTGAATAGGTCTGCGGATCAGATTGCTAATCATCTTAAGACATGGAAAAGGAAGTATAATAAGATCAACCAACTTAGAAAGTTGAGTGCTGCCCTTTGGGATGAAGATAATTTCATCATTTCTCTTGATCATGAGCACTATGCAGACTATGTTAAG GATCACAAAACtgatgatgaatttttaaaCAAACCTCTTAAGTACTATGGTGAGATGGTTACTATCTTTGGTAACAGTGTGGCTACGGGAAAGTATGCAAAAGGATCAAATGAGCCTCTAGCTACTGAAGGGGATGACAATGAAGATCATGATGAGGGTGACAATGGTGCTACAGCAATGGCTGATGACAATGGGGCAACATCTTCGGCCACCAAACCCAACAAGAGAGCTAGGATTGTCGAAAATGAAGATGAGGGGTTGATTCGAGCATTCAAATCTGTTGGTGAAAGACTTGCCACTGCTATAGAGAAGGCTGCTACTGCGGATAAGGATGTGCCAAGTGATTTGTTTGATAACGTGAACAGCCTTCCAGgttttgatgacacacacaagtCTTTTTACTATGCTCATTTGATTGAAAAGCCTCATATTGCTAGAGCCTTCAACACGCTTCCATTCGACTACAAGTTAGCTTGGCTTGCCAAGTTCGTTAGTGACAACTTTCCTGAAAGCTAA
- the LOC133888260 gene encoding secretory carrier-associated membrane protein 6-like yields MHHDPNPFDEGNADDNPFSNGGGGGGGGKHQYGFRPTEPVGFGGAGRGDAVVDVPLDNMGDSKSKARELLSWESDLKRREADIKRREEALKNAGVPIEEKNWPPFFPIIHHDIANEIPANVQKLQYLAFASWLGIVLCLSWNFIAVIVCWIKEGDSKLFFLATIYALLGIPLSYLIWYRPLYRAMRTNSAFSFGSFFLCYLIHIGFCIIAAIAPPIIFHGKSLTGILAAIDTFSEHVIIGIFYFVGFGLFCLETLLSIGVLQKVYMYFRGNK; encoded by the exons ATGCATCACGACCCCAACCCCTTCGATGAGGGCAACGCCGACGACAACCCCTTCTCC AAtgggggaggcggaggcggaggcggcaaACACCAGTACGGGTTCCGGCCGACGGAGCCCGTCGGCTTCGGGGGCGCAGGCAGGGgcgacgccgtcgtcgacgtCCCGCTCGACAATATGGGG GACTCGAAGAGCAAGGCGAGGGAGCTCTTGTCGTGGGAATCAGATCTGAAGCGGCGAGAGGCG GATAtcaagaggagggaggaggcacTGAAGAATG CTGGAGTGCCGATAGAGGAGAAGAACTGGCCGCCATTCTTCCCGATCATCCACCATGACATTGCCAATGAGATACCAGCTAATGTGCAGAAGTTGCAGTATCTTGCGTTCGCTAGCTGGCTTG GAATTGTGCTTTGCCTCTCGTGGAACTTCATTGCTGTCATAGTCTGCTGGATTAAGGAGGGAG ATTCAAAGCTGTTTTTCCTTGCAACTATCTATGCTTTGCTTGGAATTCCTCTGTCGTACTTGATATGGTATAGGCCTCTCTATCGTGCAATGAG GACTAACAGTGCTTTCAGTTTTGGATCGTTTTTCCTCTGTTATCTG ATCCACATTGGTTTTTGCATAATTGCTGCCATTGCTCCACCAATCATATTTCATGGGAAATCATTAAC TGGTATATTGGCTGCTATTGACACCTTCTCTGAGCATGTGATAATTGGG ATATTTTACTTTGTGGGGTTTGGACTGTTTTGTTTGGAGACATTGCTGAGCATTGGAGTTCTCCAG AAAGTTTACATGTACTTCAGAGGGAATAAGTGA